A genomic region of Arachis hypogaea cultivar Tifrunner chromosome 5, arahy.Tifrunner.gnm2.J5K5, whole genome shotgun sequence contains the following coding sequences:
- the LOC140184894 gene encoding uncharacterized protein, whose amino-acid sequence MKLLSWNCRSLGRPLTIHNLKGICKSYSPEVDFICETRNQSRQVEGKLRSCGYKKWFIMDSDGLSEDLAMAWRDGCTVQILQYGRFFIAASDLIASSNDPYGILGVHLSSNDQHRMAQFAKLTSVTQQFGGKVLLMGDFNVISNQLEKVDGSIKSSSYIKIFISFIDHNSLIDIGMVGRPFTWSNRRSGDELIQERLDRFLVGVDWQQLYPNVSVLRLSESGLDYSPLLLESNPRTKRSK is encoded by the coding sequence ATGAAACTACTCTCATGGAATTGTCGGAgtttggggagacccctgacaatcCATAATCTTAAAGGGATTTGCAAATCCTACTCCCCCGAAGTTGATTTTATCTGTGAAACAAGAAATCAATCTCGACAAGTTGAAGGAAAACTAAGATCTTGTGGTTACAAGAAATGGTTTATTATGGATTCGGATGGATTATCTGAGGATTTGGCAATGGCATGGAGGGATGGTTGCACTGTTCAGATTTTACAGTATGGTAGATTCTTCATTGCGGCATCAGATTTGATAGCTAGTTCTAATGATCCCTATGGTATTCTAGGTGTTCATCTCAGTTCAAATGATCAACATAGAATGGCTCAGTTTGCTAAATTAACTTCAGTCACCCAACAGTTCGGTGGTAAGGTTTTGTTAATGGGTGATTTTAATGTCATTTCTAATCAATTGGAGAAAGTAGATGGGAGTATTAAATCTTCttcttatattaaaatttttattagttttattgatCATAATTCCCTGATTGATATTGGTATGGTTGGAAGACCATTCACTTGGTCGAATAGGCGGAGTGGTGATGAGTTGATACAGGAAAGACTGGACCGATTTCTGGTAGGAGTTGATTGGCAGCAACTCTATCCCAATGTATCGGTTCTTAGACTGTCAGAATCAGGATTGGATTACTCCCCTCTTCTCTTAGAGTCTAATCCGAGAACTAAGAGATCTAAATga